DNA sequence from the Deltaproteobacteria bacterium GWA2_45_12 genome:
ACGGCTCTGAAGTGCACGTGATCTACATTGGCCAGGTCGAGAACGATTTTTCTGTGGTCACAATTTTTAAGCGAATGAAAAACTTCGCGAATATACTCAACTTCTAAAAGTGAAATTTCGCCGTATAAATGCAAAACGGAAATGTCCTGCACCTTGATAATGTCAAACATGTTTACCTCCCTCTTTTAGAAGTAAAATTTCATAGGCCCAAATCACCGAGCCCTGCCTCATCGGACGTTACATGCTGTTGCGACTTTTCAAATTCTTCGTTCCAACGGTCTTTCGACCAGACTTCAATTCGTTTGGTCATCCCGACAAAAACAATATTATTTTTCAGCCCTGCATAATCACGCAAAGTGGGGGGAATAAGAATGCGCCCCTGCTTGTCGATGGGGCATTCGGTGGCAGCTGAAATAAAAACACGCTGAAGCGCTTTGACTTCTTTTTTGAATTGGGGAAGTGCAGCCACTTTATTTTCAATGGTCTGCCATTCTGCAAAGGGATAAGCCCATAAACAATTGTCAAAATTGGTAATGATAAGGCGTTCATCGTAGTTGGTGATGAGAATCTCACGAAACTTGGACGGAATGGAGGTGCGTCCCTTCGTATCAATTGTATGTTCAAACCTACCTCTAAACATTTTTAATTTCCCACTTTGGTACGGGCGATTCACGCCGTGCCTGCCTTAGGCAGGAATCACTCCTACCTTTTACCACTTTATCCCACTATTTGGGCAGATTAAACCAAGGAACGGGAAACTGTCAAGGCAAATACTCAATCAGATTTGATTTAAATTATTAAAATTAAAGACTTTTTTTGTTTGAAATTAAAATTTTGGCCGCCCCTAAAAGAGATGTGGATAAATAAACTCCTTTTAACTTATTTATTCTATTGGGATTTGAATATTTACCCACAACTTATCCACAGAAGAACAAAGAA
Encoded proteins:
- a CDS encoding division/cell wall cluster transcriptional repressor MraZ, with the protein product MFRGRFEHTIDTKGRTSIPSKFREILITNYDERLIITNFDNCLWAYPFAEWQTIENKVAALPQFKKEVKALQRVFISAATECPIDKQGRILIPPTLRDYAGLKNNIVFVGMTKRIEVWSKDRWNEEFEKSQQHVTSDEAGLGDLGL